Genomic segment of Populus trichocarpa isolate Nisqually-1 chromosome 12, P.trichocarpa_v4.1, whole genome shotgun sequence:
GAGATTTCATAAACTATTAATTACTTCGAAGATGATACCATGTcgaaacttttattttcaaaatcaaagaaaagataatgATACAAACAACAAGTATTACTTTCTTGAATTCATAAAGAAGACAGATGCAAGAACTCCTGATCATTCAAATTCTGGAACCAAGTTTATCACCTGCAACAAGTGGATTTTGCTTGGCCAAATTTTGTTGATCAAGAGTCTTGAAATCAAAAGTACAAGAGTGCTCCTTAGGATATCGATGAACCCCACAGAAGGTGTTCCCACAGCGGCACTCGAACCCCATCAAACCAACTTTCTTGTTGCAGCATTCACATCTATTCTTCACTTTTGAAGTGGATGCAACAGCAGTAGTTGTTGAAGTTGTTTCGTCGGTAACAACATCTGGGCTATTATCATCAAAAGATGGGGTGACTACGATAGGTTCAGAGAGTTTCTTGGAAGGCTCAGCAATTAACCCTTCTTTGAGATACTCTTTATAACACTTTGAACAAAAATTCTCGTTCTCTGGAGAACCAAAGAACCCGCAACCCTTGGCACACAAAGGAAGAGTTGAGCTGTTTATCGAGTccatctttcttgattttttttttagcttcttgAAGAACTAAAGATATTATGATTTCTTGGAGAATAGAGACTTCCTTGTGATTGCTTCAATTTTTGGAGCATGCAGCGCTACTATGTGTCTAAATATATACAGGCATACAAACCAAAGTCGGCTGGCTCGGCCAAATCCTTCCTTGCAGGACAAGGGAAAGGTGAAGGTGGGGAGGTTTCTAGGTTTTCAGTTTATATGCACGGAGGCCCTCCTTATGGGCGGTGCATCATTGATGACCCATATTGTTGCATTGGGCTGGACTtgaaagaatttattttgagaGATGGCCCACTCCAAAGAGTCATTCGGTCAGTAGAGAGAGCAGGGAAGCCTAATCTACTGCTTGATCCAAAGAATGGTGCAGTTGGCTTGCAAAGTTAGGATGGGAACTCTACTAACCCACTACGTTAGCAATATAAATGCATGAACAGGAACAGATCAAGGTGCAATGCTACAGGGAGAACAGCTTTTTAATTAGAATGGCTGATTTGGAAGTCATTGAATCCTTGAGGAAAAGCACATTAGGCAACCGCCATCAGCTTTTTCTTGGAATGTTTCTTTCCATTATATACACCTAAATCTGGTTTTCTTGGAAAGACTTCCCACCACAGAAAGGAACCAACAATAGCATTGTATGAATAAATAACCCCAACCCTAAACCCCGGAAGAGCTATGTTAACCCTGTTCTTATCAAATTCTTCTTCCTCAAAAATTTCTGCCATGCTCACAAACCCCTCACCTCCATCCACAGACCCGGTGGATATTTCATCAGAGATAATGTGGATGCTCTTCTCTCAGGCAAAGTCTAATTTATTATAGAGGGTTTCCCGTGGAAGTATATTGAGggatttgaaatcaaaatcctCCGAGCTTTTACTCCTTGTTTTCCGCTATTCTCGTGCTAAGATAGTTGACTGCGTCAAATACTTAAATAATCAGTTAATCAATTAATCCtaataattttatctattttttttagttaaaataattaatcagaATAAATGCTTAAAAACCCTTAATATTAGTTAAATTCTTGAACCAGAAATAGGTGAGGTGTAAAATTTTCTCTCTAtaattttctgtctttttttttattgcgaCTCGGAGATATTCGATTCAATTTTCAGATATTATGGTCttgaatcttaaatttttatacgaGGTGAAATGAGCttgtttgaattttcttctatcttgtgtttgttgaatattttgtttcttgatttatttattttattttattattcgttcaaattaatataattatcaaactcaaatcaaattaactttCTAAAATTAGTAGCTAGAAAGATATTAATAtggtaaaatttaattgatctGGCTAGGTTAATCCGACTAAATCTTTTCTAAACtcattcaataattattttttaatagaaaacaaaacaggaGGGTCTAACTAAGATGGTTGGGtgttttttcctatttaaaaaaaaaaaaaaaaggtaggggAAAAAGGGGAAAATAGAGGGGggaatgagaaagaaaaatagggGGGAGCTGGCGCCTCCTGTGTCTCTCGGATGGGCGGGTAAAATCAGATATTTGTAGCAGGAGAAGTTGAATTTAAGTCACTATATTTTGATatcattcaattcaatccttatgtctaaaaaaatcattcataatttaaaagtttcGAATAAAAAGGATGGGGGATTTCgggaaaataacaattaaattatacgCAGCTCAACActtcaataatgaaaaaaagagactattgagtttaataacttcaCTAAACAACAAGAATTATTGAATAGTTTCTCATGGTAAAAGaactaattaattcaaattggtaattacatgaattaatttataattaactccttttctttttaaattcgaGCTCTCTTAAAGCACTTATTAAGAGTTATATAATGTTCATAattgattcatttatttttttatataatttatcatataCACCACAAAtattacaatataaaataacatttcactattttgcttcttttttctcaatgaaaaaataaaaaacaatccccCCTTTATTTCACCTTCTATAACATGTTAAAACTACCAGATTAGAAGGTGTTTGGGAACGTGGTAACAGttgctttttatattatttttcgcttgtaaatgtatttttaatatagtatatcaaaataatatatatatatatatatataaaacttaagcaaaatataatttaaatttttttttaaaaaaaaaccgtgtTCCAAACTGTCAATTAAACATCAATCAAATCCTTTCCTGTAGTATAAATTAGCCtctcctatttttttaacataatttccTTGATGAAAGTAGATTTGCAATTGTGATGGGATATGATCTTGCCAACCAAAATGTCTTGTAGGCTCCTTCCACtcaatcaaattttgaattcttaCAAGGAATTACATTTGCTCTGTTCTTAACAAGtgcaaaagaacaagatgttcTTCAACTTTACCATGGAAAAAGATTCTCTAAAGAGTGGAGTTAAATAAATCTGAACAAGGAGCATTGGACTAACTAGGTACCAGGTAGCGTCCTCTTATGGGGAAGCTTCAATCCCAGACAAAAACATGGCCAAAACTGTAAGAAAAAAGACCAACACCTTGCACTTTTTGCCTCGCCAAAAtcacttccttttctttgtatgtattctttctttatttaaatttcaaattacttTGTTTGTATTATTAATGCTTTTTCTCTGTGTTGTCATTCAGCAACTAAGCAAGCAGTGACACAATTTGGTGTTGACAAATCATGTACGAGAAGATGTGTTTTCAACACCTCAGGCCCCATAATTCAACTTAATCAGACAAAAAACCAGCTGGTGATGATGCTCTATAATGCTATCTATTGAATCCCAACTATGAATTTACGTTAGtgtttagttattgttttaaaattaaaataataaaaataaaaacatgttagctcaaagaaacataaataaaaaggagatataaaattaatatatttcaactctaaaatgaatttttgcaAGATATCttactatgtttttatttttttttattttaaataataatcaaacacCATCTAAAAATTGCTAAACTTATTGGCTGGACCGGATTAGTTAAGATCTAAAGTACTtctaaatactataatttagacaaaaaaaaaaaaatatatatatatatatatatttactatCTCATGCACTGTATATtgtaatatgataaaaattaatcaagcatGAATGACTGTTCATATAAACCTCATCtattttccaaataaaactGAATTAATATTATGGTGATTTCAtaacaatttcttctttttttttaatatttcttaaatttaagATGAATTTCTCACATGATATTTGCCTTTTTCGTGATACTAGAATTAGAtgtttaaatagattttatcatctatatatcataattaagattttttaaaaacaaatctataaaatttatattactcGAACATAAATACGCTATTATCATTTACAACTCAGCGTATAACGTATACGGGTATACTTACCAATGAGGGGGTAAAATCGTCATAATGGAAGGAATGGGGCCACATGTTCAAAATTTAGAATCCCTCCTTCTCTCTAAGTTGTGTCTTGCCTAGTTGCCTTCC
This window contains:
- the LOC7482135 gene encoding zinc finger A20 and AN1 domain-containing stress-associated protein 9: MDSINSSTLPLCAKGCGFFGSPENENFCSKCYKEYLKEGLIAEPSKKLSEPIVVTPSFDDNSPDVVTDETTSTTTAVASTSKVKNRCECCNKKVGLMGFECRCGNTFCGVHRYPKEHSCTFDFKTLDQQNLAKQNPLVAGDKLGSRI